The following are from one region of the Thermococcus cleftensis genome:
- a CDS encoding ABC transporter permease: MKDGVRIVREFFNIQREVFFSYRWDVVSYLIGLLIQVAVMGIFASLVTIDANIEQYGTDSFLQFFLIGFIVHNIIFLPRGSLSKLLIGRSFPMLYASPAGMVAIFVGINAWNVVWSLMIMGLITTIFVLFYGLVIHINLGALLVILAGFTLTFALELFSAGFRAATKARQDPINWFLNLTSQLVSGLYFPPDALPWWLQPISKIHPERYILEMARLTMGGGYSVSQIWPSFVNLALTTTIMLLIGIATFRWGVGKAMQLGTLGHV; the protein is encoded by the coding sequence ATGAAGGACGGTGTTAGAATAGTCCGCGAGTTCTTCAACATTCAGAGGGAGGTCTTTTTCAGCTACCGCTGGGACGTGGTCAGCTACCTGATAGGCCTTCTAATCCAGGTTGCGGTGATGGGAATCTTTGCGAGCCTGGTGACGATAGACGCCAACATCGAGCAGTACGGAACCGACTCCTTCCTCCAGTTCTTTCTGATAGGCTTCATCGTGCACAACATAATATTCCTTCCGCGGGGCAGCCTTTCCAAGCTCCTGATTGGACGGAGCTTCCCGATGCTCTACGCCTCCCCCGCCGGAATGGTGGCGATCTTCGTGGGAATAAACGCCTGGAACGTCGTCTGGAGCCTTATGATAATGGGCCTTATAACTACAATCTTTGTTCTCTTCTACGGCCTGGTCATACACATCAACCTCGGTGCCCTGCTCGTTATCCTCGCGGGCTTCACCCTCACCTTCGCCCTTGAACTCTTTTCAGCAGGCTTTCGGGCCGCTACCAAAGCCAGGCAGGACCCGATAAACTGGTTCCTCAACCTCACCTCCCAGCTCGTGAGCGGTCTCTACTTCCCGCCCGACGCGCTTCCCTGGTGGCTCCAGCCCATTTCCAAGATACACCCAGAGAGGTACATTCTTGAGATGGCCAGGCTGACGATGGGCGGGGGCTATTCAGTGTCCCAGATCTGGCCCAGCTTCGTGAACCTTGCCCTGACCACTACTATCATGCTCCTCATCGGAATCGCGACCTTCCGGTGGGGCGTTGGGAAGGCGATGCAGCTGGGCACCCTCGGGCACGTGTGA
- a CDS encoding metallophosphoesterase family protein: MRKVAFGILLVFMVLAAGCISSSGPGQTSSTTTTASGGIDFGSYEKGQVLAQWEGLADVSKVYVSEGYEDLAKHYFPDAQILPASQYGGGVAVLSPADAREILRGKPILITVNDYFGYIVYKLGVKFVGKDKGIFAAFNNDGKAYFVFTGTSRAGTGAAIEYAMELKDGRKIRADDVVRSGEFEGIVVKVIGDNDWDGVPDDGEHWYLDSFRTEEPFIYYWRVVDGANVTVKGGFIRLVNGSTVYIHALGFNVSATVDGDVELTYVIENINPSILDLPEGAETGDTWVRFRAPSFRLAAEDVGNYTVLALGDHRPDGGKEIPPVFLKIRDEINEDDGLFIIDGGDLVYSGRVDEWGELLKEWKWNKPIFVAPGNHEYRGEGINVYHQVFGPDDYSFALGDYYYVIINNIEHDYGLSDETFYWLEKELEKAKNAGKRPVLVLHAPPIDPRPDGDHAMNPEDARKLLTLMKKYNAFGVFSHIHIYWYGEEDGVQMVITGGGGAPLYAPEDEGGFYHYVRLNMLSNGTIQVEPVKVEP; encoded by the coding sequence ATGAGGAAAGTTGCTTTTGGAATCCTGCTGGTTTTTATGGTGCTGGCCGCGGGATGCATCAGCTCCAGCGGACCGGGCCAGACATCGAGCACTACTACCACCGCATCGGGTGGAATAGACTTCGGGAGCTACGAGAAGGGTCAGGTCCTGGCCCAGTGGGAGGGCCTTGCGGACGTTTCGAAGGTCTACGTGAGTGAGGGCTACGAGGATCTTGCAAAACACTACTTCCCGGACGCTCAGATTCTCCCGGCTAGCCAGTACGGTGGGGGCGTCGCGGTGCTCTCGCCGGCGGACGCGAGGGAGATACTCAGGGGTAAGCCGATCCTTATAACGGTCAACGATTACTTTGGCTACATTGTTTACAAGCTCGGCGTCAAGTTCGTGGGGAAGGACAAGGGAATATTCGCGGCTTTCAACAATGATGGAAAAGCGTACTTCGTCTTCACCGGTACGAGCAGGGCCGGAACAGGGGCGGCGATTGAGTACGCGATGGAGCTGAAGGACGGGAGGAAAATCAGGGCCGATGACGTCGTGAGGAGCGGGGAGTTCGAGGGAATAGTGGTCAAGGTCATAGGCGACAACGACTGGGACGGGGTTCCTGATGACGGCGAGCACTGGTACCTTGACTCCTTCAGGACTGAGGAGCCCTTCATCTACTACTGGCGCGTCGTCGATGGTGCGAACGTTACCGTGAAGGGCGGCTTCATAAGGCTCGTGAACGGCTCCACCGTTTACATTCACGCCCTCGGCTTCAACGTGAGCGCAACCGTGGACGGGGACGTCGAGCTCACCTACGTCATCGAGAACATCAATCCCTCGATACTCGACCTGCCCGAGGGCGCAGAAACCGGCGACACCTGGGTCAGGTTTAGGGCTCCCTCATTCCGGCTGGCTGCCGAGGACGTCGGCAACTACACCGTTTTAGCCCTCGGTGACCACAGGCCGGACGGAGGGAAAGAGATTCCACCGGTGTTCCTCAAGATACGGGACGAGATCAACGAGGACGACGGGCTGTTCATTATAGATGGCGGTGACCTCGTTTACTCCGGCAGGGTGGACGAGTGGGGCGAGCTTCTCAAGGAGTGGAAGTGGAACAAGCCGATATTCGTCGCGCCAGGCAACCACGAGTACAGGGGTGAGGGAATAAACGTCTATCACCAGGTGTTCGGTCCTGACGACTACTCCTTTGCCCTGGGCGATTATTACTACGTTATCATCAACAACATCGAGCACGACTACGGACTGAGCGATGAGACCTTCTATTGGCTCGAGAAGGAGCTGGAGAAGGCGAAGAATGCCGGAAAGAGGCCTGTCCTGGTTCTCCACGCGCCCCCGATAGACCCGAGACCGGACGGTGATCACGCGATGAACCCAGAGGACGCCAGAAAGCTTTTGACCCTCATGAAGAAATACAACGCCTTCGGGGTCTTCAGCCACATTCACATCTACTGGTACGGTGAAGAGGACGGGGTTCAGATGGTCATCACTGGCGGTGGTGGAGCTCCCCTCTACGCCCCAGAGGACGAGGGGGGTTTCTACCACTACGTCAGGCTCAACATGCTCTCCAACGGCACGATACAGGTCGAACCGGTCAAGGTCGAGCCCTGA
- a CDS encoding ABC transporter permease subunit translates to MLRLQHLFAALAAIVSIIAVEIDVSRFTAHYQDIPAEELARLVTADLITKWLPNFLKFLFMPLLLILLLSRFGSDFERGNVVLMLSKPLTRRRYFLGWTSEGLKLVLISALGIALSGALAMLAHGFAVRDYLIGSLVLSLSLVGVVGIVLFLLPFATSRDSGVFLGLGAFVMLLLLGKSDYSFVPTVYLERAVSIGGGVSVSYRVIAELFALSIALSLAGMELFRRRELRSPGPLPVPGVSFSPRGLYGVFLGLSLQSRRFMAFVAFTALMALLSKGTLDKYYLNYGNPGLLNALISTLNGSLLPFVVLPLGALSISSTIDNGTVRVLLSKPLRRKDFFLGTLLSDALAVSLGVALYVALVIAYALHLGAPLSKTLELGLVFGSLLFLSLLQYLALGYLLSAFMRGRKALIFSVLLAFLVGFVAPLLVITASLAGAGNGSPIEVFSRNALLVPSPSAQYTVLNMAVSPKRSLPPAPVSEVLDYKANMAMLILPTLAYLTVSWVKFRKADLR, encoded by the coding sequence GTGCTCAGGCTCCAGCACCTTTTCGCTGCCTTAGCCGCCATCGTGTCCATCATAGCTGTCGAGATAGACGTTTCCAGATTTACCGCCCACTACCAGGATATTCCGGCAGAGGAGCTTGCCCGCCTTGTCACCGCCGATCTGATCACCAAGTGGCTCCCCAACTTTCTCAAGTTCCTCTTCATGCCCCTCCTGCTGATCTTACTTCTCTCGCGCTTCGGTTCGGACTTCGAGCGGGGAAACGTTGTGCTAATGTTATCGAAACCCCTCACGAGGAGGCGCTACTTCCTCGGCTGGACCTCTGAGGGGTTGAAGCTCGTTCTAATTTCCGCCCTTGGAATTGCACTCTCCGGAGCGCTCGCAATGCTGGCTCACGGCTTCGCGGTTAGGGATTACCTCATCGGCTCGCTCGTCCTTTCGCTCTCGCTGGTCGGCGTTGTTGGAATCGTCCTTTTCCTCCTTCCCTTCGCCACCTCCCGCGACTCGGGGGTCTTCCTCGGGCTGGGGGCCTTTGTCATGCTCCTACTCCTCGGAAAATCTGACTACTCTTTCGTTCCAACAGTCTACCTTGAGAGGGCCGTTTCCATTGGAGGGGGCGTCTCCGTATCCTACAGAGTGATTGCCGAGCTTTTCGCCCTCTCCATTGCTCTATCGCTCGCCGGAATGGAGCTGTTCCGGAGGAGGGAGCTTAGAAGCCCCGGACCATTGCCGGTTCCGGGAGTTTCCTTCTCTCCCCGTGGGCTTTACGGCGTTTTCCTCGGGTTAAGCCTTCAGAGCAGGCGCTTCATGGCCTTCGTTGCCTTCACGGCTTTGATGGCACTTCTGAGCAAAGGGACTCTCGATAAGTACTACCTGAACTACGGTAATCCGGGCCTTCTCAACGCCCTAATTTCAACTCTGAACGGCTCTCTCCTCCCCTTCGTGGTTCTCCCGCTGGGGGCGCTTTCGATAAGCTCGACCATTGACAACGGCACCGTAAGGGTTCTTCTAAGCAAGCCCCTGAGGAGAAAGGACTTCTTCCTTGGAACGCTCCTGAGCGATGCCCTCGCAGTATCTCTTGGTGTGGCTCTTTACGTTGCCTTGGTTATAGCCTACGCCCTGCATCTTGGCGCCCCGTTAAGTAAAACCCTTGAACTCGGCCTGGTCTTCGGTTCTCTGCTTTTCCTCTCGCTTCTCCAGTATTTGGCGCTCGGCTACCTGCTGTCAGCTTTCATGAGGGGCAGAAAAGCCCTCATTTTTTCCGTTCTCCTGGCGTTCCTCGTGGGCTTTGTTGCTCCCCTCCTTGTCATCACGGCCTCTCTGGCGGGGGCCGGGAACGGCAGCCCCATCGAAGTGTTCTCAAGGAACGCCCTGCTTGTCCCAAGCCCTTCCGCGCAGTACACGGTCCTTAATATGGCCGTCTCCCCAAAGCGTAGCCTTCCGCCGGCGCCGGTCAGTGAGGTTCTGGATTATAAGGCCAATATGGCCATGCTGATCCTTCCAACTCTCGCCTACCTCACCGTCTCCTGGGTGAAGTTCAGAAAAGCCGACCTGAGGTGA
- a CDS encoding ABC transporter permease has product MWGFELELKKSLRTKKFWLILVLILLIYAMAFREVKDNLEGATNPEEVLVTSLVGYIAVSAFLFIGVYALMAGATSVNSDLEDGTVRVALSKPLGRTSYLLGKFLGQALSVVVAMVFATLLSFAITKYYGLSLTTSLVGDLVLSNLLILFAMLQLLALGLLISTFVCSSNTALGLALVLFFVTGLVMPQVMDGFAEDKAKEEFGIQKWGDFSKLSPEEKKAYRERLDKLYREYHLKYLFYVPQVLMLDIFKGIDRTTFNDDGTYTVEYIGVKRAIADNPAQMALIVGLIPVYLGLALFRFRRMDLR; this is encoded by the coding sequence ATGTGGGGATTTGAGCTGGAGCTGAAGAAGAGCCTGCGGACGAAAAAGTTCTGGCTGATACTGGTTTTGATTTTGCTGATCTACGCCATGGCCTTTAGAGAGGTCAAGGACAACCTCGAAGGGGCCACCAATCCGGAAGAGGTGCTCGTCACGAGTCTCGTGGGTTACATAGCTGTCAGCGCGTTCCTCTTCATCGGCGTCTACGCCCTCATGGCGGGTGCAACTTCGGTGAACTCCGACCTGGAGGACGGAACGGTGAGGGTAGCCCTCAGCAAGCCGCTTGGAAGGACGTCGTATCTTCTCGGCAAGTTCCTCGGCCAGGCCCTCAGCGTAGTGGTGGCTATGGTCTTCGCCACCCTTCTGTCCTTCGCGATAACGAAGTACTACGGCCTCTCCCTCACCACCTCCCTCGTTGGGGACCTGGTCCTCTCGAACCTGCTAATCCTGTTCGCCATGCTCCAGCTCCTCGCCCTCGGCCTGCTGATTTCCACGTTCGTGTGTTCCTCCAACACCGCCCTGGGGCTGGCTCTGGTTCTATTTTTCGTTACCGGCCTCGTCATGCCCCAGGTGATGGACGGCTTCGCCGAGGACAAGGCCAAGGAGGAGTTCGGGATTCAGAAATGGGGGGACTTCAGCAAGCTTTCGCCGGAGGAGAAAAAGGCCTATCGCGAGCGTCTGGACAAGCTTTACAGGGAATATCACCTCAAATACCTCTTCTACGTCCCTCAGGTGCTCATGCTCGACATCTTCAAGGGCATAGATAGAACCACCTTCAACGACGACGGCACATACACCGTCGAGTACATTGGGGTTAAGCGAGCCATAGCTGACAATCCCGCTCAGATGGCCTTAATAGTTGGGCTTATCCCCGTCTACCTTGGATTGGCTCTCTTCAGGTTCAGAAGAATGGATTTGAGGTGA
- a CDS encoding ABC transporter ATP-binding protein: protein MIEAEHLTKYYPPPFRGFFDLGSLRDFLGKPREEIPALIDLSFRVREGEIFGLLGPNGAGKTTLCKIANGLLEPSSGKLLIDGHDSFREHGKVAGEMFTVFTGERDMWGIFQWRLSVQRNLQFIARLWKVPEGEIGERIEYALKLLNLWEKRDEWYQKLSAGMKQKVYIASALVVRPKYLILDEPTVFLDVITKSEIHDAIMALVRDFGTTVILTTHDLSEAEKLSDRVLLFNKRPILEGKPEEISRKLEVDFDRKVLLVVEGSAPCPGGYLVRCIRKGNFTHVTAYLKSGEVNEFLSRFPSGKVLSARVENLSLEDVFMILFGS, encoded by the coding sequence ATGATAGAAGCCGAGCATCTCACCAAGTACTATCCTCCCCCTTTCAGGGGCTTCTTCGATCTGGGTAGCCTCCGCGATTTTCTCGGAAAGCCCAGGGAAGAGATTCCAGCCCTCATAGACCTGAGCTTCCGGGTGAGGGAGGGGGAGATATTCGGCCTCCTCGGCCCCAACGGCGCGGGAAAGACAACCCTCTGCAAAATCGCCAACGGCCTCCTCGAGCCGAGTTCCGGAAAACTGCTCATCGACGGCCACGACAGCTTTAGGGAGCACGGCAAAGTTGCTGGTGAGATGTTCACGGTTTTCACCGGCGAGAGGGATATGTGGGGCATATTCCAGTGGCGCTTAAGCGTTCAACGAAACCTCCAGTTCATCGCGAGGCTGTGGAAGGTCCCCGAGGGTGAGATAGGGGAGCGCATAGAGTACGCGCTCAAGCTACTGAACCTGTGGGAGAAGAGGGACGAGTGGTACCAGAAGCTCTCGGCCGGAATGAAGCAGAAGGTTTACATCGCCTCCGCCCTGGTGGTGAGGCCGAAGTACCTCATACTCGACGAGCCGACGGTTTTTCTCGACGTGATAACCAAGAGCGAGATACATGACGCAATAATGGCCCTCGTCCGTGACTTTGGGACGACGGTTATCCTCACCACCCACGACCTTTCGGAGGCGGAGAAGCTGAGCGACAGGGTTCTGCTCTTCAACAAGAGGCCTATCCTGGAAGGAAAGCCCGAGGAGATAAGCAGGAAGCTCGAGGTGGACTTTGACAGGAAGGTTCTCCTTGTGGTTGAGGGCTCCGCTCCGTGCCCTGGAGGCTACCTCGTCAGGTGCATCAGGAAGGGTAATTTCACCCACGTCACTGCCTACCTCAAGTCCGGCGAGGTCAATGAGTTCCTCTCCAGGTTCCCCTCAGGCAAAGTGCTGAGCGCGCGGGTTGAGAACCTGTCCCTGGAGGACGTGTTTATGATTCTGTTTGGCAGTTGA
- a CDS encoding radical SAM/SPASM domain-containing protein, producing MKVSNTTPKPELYNFEVGGKYFVLHSSTGTLFEVDKKTYDFCRFVAELGWSDARERFVMEYSESDWDSLINEIKSDESLRRVFFEPKPPVKPYLGIMKSKISSLSLNVMEDCNFACVYCYGDSGTYHTPNTRMSPEVGKRAIDLLMGEGKKVVNLQFFGGEPLLNFPLIRELVQYAKQKAEEYDKVVTFSITTNGYLVTDKVIDFFLENNFTVTLSFDGPEDVQNHNRPLRGGYPTFDVVAKNAKKMLERGVKVSVRATILPEQLDRYYEIYRFFVDFGFRSVHLEPATTSTPLTKEHAKLVESALKKIVMDELEHYKEKGIVYTKLREIVHMIYSNTYRHYPCGVARSYFGVSADGTMYPCHRFVGMEEFVVGHVDDFKWENEFIQKILHHTVDRRPNCSNCPIRAYCGGGCIYNNHYYNGDIFAPDEFHCAYMFALVKWGSWLYSNLDEDWLNKVFSRSPQRGVRAEESDEAKTQKPTEVIESV from the coding sequence ATGAAAGTCAGTAACACTACACCCAAGCCTGAGTTATATAATTTCGAAGTGGGTGGCAAGTACTTTGTTCTACATTCGTCCACGGGAACCCTCTTTGAGGTCGATAAGAAAACCTACGACTTCTGCAGGTTTGTGGCAGAACTGGGCTGGAGTGATGCCAGAGAGCGTTTTGTAATGGAGTACTCCGAATCTGACTGGGATTCTTTGATAAATGAGATTAAATCTGATGAAAGTCTTCGCCGTGTGTTTTTTGAGCCCAAGCCCCCGGTAAAACCATATCTTGGAATTATGAAGTCCAAAATTTCTTCCCTCTCCCTTAATGTTATGGAGGACTGCAACTTTGCCTGCGTTTACTGCTATGGAGATAGTGGAACTTATCACACTCCCAACACCAGAATGAGCCCGGAAGTTGGTAAAAGGGCTATTGATTTGCTGATGGGGGAAGGAAAGAAAGTTGTTAACCTACAGTTCTTCGGTGGCGAACCTTTGTTGAACTTTCCGCTGATTCGGGAGCTTGTTCAATACGCCAAGCAGAAGGCTGAAGAGTATGATAAAGTCGTCACGTTCAGCATCACCACCAACGGCTACCTCGTGACTGACAAGGTTATTGACTTTTTCCTCGAGAACAACTTCACGGTAACCCTGAGCTTTGATGGTCCTGAAGACGTTCAGAACCACAATAGACCCCTGCGCGGCGGGTATCCAACCTTTGATGTTGTTGCGAAGAATGCAAAGAAGATGCTTGAGCGCGGCGTTAAGGTTAGCGTCCGCGCGACGATTCTGCCCGAACAGCTCGACAGGTACTATGAGATCTATCGGTTCTTCGTTGATTTTGGTTTTAGGAGCGTTCATCTTGAGCCTGCAACCACTAGCACGCCGCTAACCAAGGAGCATGCTAAACTCGTTGAGTCTGCCCTGAAAAAGATAGTGATGGACGAGCTTGAACACTACAAAGAGAAGGGAATCGTTTACACGAAGCTCCGTGAGATTGTCCACATGATCTACTCCAACACCTACCGCCATTATCCATGCGGCGTTGCCAGGAGCTACTTTGGGGTTTCAGCAGATGGGACGATGTATCCCTGCCACAGGTTCGTGGGCATGGAGGAGTTTGTTGTTGGACACGTTGATGATTTCAAGTGGGAGAACGAGTTCATTCAGAAGATCCTTCATCATACCGTGGATAGGAGGCCGAACTGTTCGAACTGTCCGATAAGGGCCTACTGTGGCGGTGGTTGTATATACAACAACCACTACTATAACGGTGATATATTTGCTCCCGACGAGTTCCACTGCGCCTATATGTTTGCTCTCGTGAAATGGGGTTCTTGGCTCTACTCGAATCTTGACGAGGATTGGTTGAATAAGGTCTTCTCACGCTCACCCCAGAGAGGGGTGAGGGCCGAGGAGTCCGATGAGGCCAAAACCCAAAAACCAACGGAGGTGATAGAGAGTGTTTAA
- a CDS encoding TIGR00153 family protein: protein MQVWTKLFAKSPFKPLIKHSEVVLNTVETLERALQAWHSGNYGEMERLAIEVDRLEDVADRIKEEIRDSLSSKLMMAVAREDVLIYLHMQDKVADAAEDTAKWLLVKRPGELPAEIKELILQMGTESIKAAKLVHEAIVQMDRVIESGFADGEIEKEYGLIRKIESVEKEIDGLDTRLMQLVLENAENLSWGDGFYVLNIARTLSNISDKAKDAAERIRLMMNK from the coding sequence ATGCAGGTTTGGACTAAGCTCTTCGCCAAAAGCCCCTTCAAGCCCCTCATAAAGCACTCGGAAGTGGTTCTCAACACCGTTGAGACCCTCGAGAGGGCCCTTCAGGCCTGGCACTCCGGGAATTACGGGGAGATGGAGAGGCTTGCCATTGAAGTGGACCGCCTTGAGGACGTTGCCGACAGGATAAAGGAGGAGATAAGGGATTCCCTCAGCTCGAAGCTGATGATGGCCGTGGCGAGGGAGGACGTTCTCATCTACCTCCACATGCAGGACAAGGTGGCAGATGCCGCCGAGGACACCGCCAAGTGGCTCCTGGTGAAGAGGCCCGGCGAGCTCCCGGCGGAGATAAAGGAGCTCATACTCCAGATGGGCACGGAGAGCATCAAGGCGGCGAAGCTCGTCCACGAGGCGATAGTGCAGATGGATAGGGTTATAGAGAGCGGCTTCGCCGACGGGGAGATAGAGAAGGAGTACGGGCTTATACGGAAGATAGAGAGCGTCGAGAAGGAGATAGACGGCCTCGACACGAGGCTTATGCAGCTCGTCCTCGAGAACGCGGAAAATCTGAGCTGGGGCGACGGGTTCTACGTTCTCAACATCGCCAGAACTCTCAGCAACATCTCTGACAAGGCGAAAGATGCGGCGGAACGAATAAGGCTCATGATGAACAAGTGA
- a CDS encoding ABC transporter permease subunit has product MGRAISRALLNYLLLILLVALISGIGIKDYSFYRADMKFSLMPPAERAVIEANASSMGMDPYDYYMRFVAPKDYPTLAMNPLHAGLYVLYHSLFDPDYDYPVPRKLMVVRTLVLTLLAEITIILIGFPLAKLALRKRRLRSTVRFLARVFNGLPVWAVAALFSLLIIMSALPNYLINGLGASTSLTRNLAYMAFPLISIVLVALWEFVEALVILLRDEFGKEYVRAKRAMGLPERRVERHVLRAVMPSFLGFLFQHFVEVSTLALVVDAFFGLFGLGKMLEWGFRISGDLYTLDPDVFFYPIAVFMVVNFFVLLAVTLLSELLTPGGGGVEA; this is encoded by the coding sequence ATGGGCCGGGCTATCTCCCGCGCGCTCCTCAACTACCTCCTCCTTATCCTTCTCGTGGCGCTTATATCTGGCATCGGGATAAAGGATTACAGCTTCTACCGGGCGGATATGAAGTTCAGCCTGATGCCCCCTGCGGAGAGGGCTGTGATAGAGGCCAACGCGAGTTCCATGGGAATGGACCCCTACGACTACTACATGCGTTTCGTGGCCCCGAAGGACTACCCGACCCTCGCGATGAACCCCCTTCATGCGGGGCTTTACGTGCTCTACCACTCCCTCTTCGATCCTGACTACGATTATCCTGTACCGAGGAAGCTCATGGTGGTCAGAACGCTGGTGCTAACCCTCCTGGCTGAGATCACGATAATCCTCATCGGCTTCCCCCTCGCAAAGCTCGCCCTCAGGAAAAGGCGCCTCCGCTCTACCGTCCGCTTTCTCGCCAGGGTCTTCAACGGCCTCCCCGTCTGGGCGGTGGCGGCGCTCTTCTCGCTCCTCATCATAATGAGCGCGCTCCCCAACTACCTGATAAACGGCCTCGGCGCATCGACCTCCCTCACCAGGAACCTCGCCTACATGGCCTTTCCGCTGATTTCCATAGTCCTCGTCGCCCTCTGGGAGTTCGTCGAGGCTTTGGTGATACTCCTCCGGGACGAGTTCGGGAAGGAGTACGTGCGCGCCAAGAGGGCGATGGGGTTGCCAGAGCGCAGGGTCGAGAGGCACGTCCTCCGCGCCGTGATGCCCTCGTTCCTCGGCTTCCTCTTCCAGCACTTCGTCGAGGTCTCGACGCTCGCCCTCGTGGTCGATGCCTTCTTCGGCCTCTTCGGCCTCGGCAAGATGCTCGAGTGGGGCTTCCGCATATCGGGCGACCTCTACACCCTCGACCCGGACGTCTTCTTTTATCCCATAGCGGTCTTCATGGTCGTGAACTTCTTCGTCCTCCTGGCGGTGACCCTCCTGTCGGAACTCCTGACCCCCGGAGGTGGCGGCGTTGAGGCTTGA
- a CDS encoding inorganic phosphate transporter, translating into MAWAIGANDAANSMSTAVGAKAITPKQAVIIAGLLEFTGAYFFGKSVTETIRKGILDPTMITDPMVLVYGSVAALLAATIWLIVATKFGLPVSTTHSIIGGIAGYGIVYAGTAIVNWGKMGQVVLSWILSPIIGAIMAYFIFKAFTKSIFERKDPVRSARIWSPFWIGLAFVVIGTMFYIKVLHGKDLKTGVLMYGIPLGIIVFVVTYFLIKLRFPSSDPFVGVEAIFRKAQVVTSGYVALAHGANDVANAIGPVAAVYAVATMGLGGMEVPVPRWILALGGLGIAVGVATYGYRVMETVGKKITELTNTRGFTIDFSAATVVLAASWLGLPISTTHTVVGAVIGIGLARGVKAINKDIVRDIIISWFVTVPVAGLISAAIFKVLMVVG; encoded by the coding sequence ATGGCTTGGGCGATAGGTGCCAACGACGCCGCCAACTCGATGAGCACCGCCGTCGGTGCGAAGGCGATAACCCCGAAGCAGGCGGTTATAATAGCTGGCCTCCTTGAGTTCACGGGCGCGTACTTCTTTGGGAAGAGCGTCACTGAAACTATAAGGAAGGGAATCCTCGACCCTACGATGATAACCGACCCGATGGTCCTCGTGTATGGCTCCGTTGCGGCCCTTCTCGCGGCCACGATATGGCTAATAGTGGCCACCAAGTTCGGCCTACCGGTCTCGACTACCCATTCCATCATCGGCGGCATAGCGGGCTACGGAATAGTCTACGCTGGCACGGCGATAGTGAACTGGGGCAAGATGGGTCAGGTGGTTCTCAGCTGGATTCTCTCACCGATAATCGGCGCCATAATGGCCTACTTCATCTTCAAGGCCTTCACCAAGAGCATCTTCGAGAGAAAGGACCCCGTCAGGAGCGCCAGGATATGGTCCCCGTTCTGGATCGGCTTGGCTTTCGTGGTCATTGGAACCATGTTCTACATCAAGGTTCTCCATGGAAAGGACCTAAAGACGGGAGTTCTCATGTACGGTATTCCGCTGGGTATTATCGTGTTCGTGGTGACTTACTTCCTCATAAAGCTCCGCTTCCCGAGCAGCGACCCGTTCGTCGGGGTTGAAGCGATATTCCGGAAGGCGCAGGTGGTGACTTCCGGCTACGTTGCATTGGCCCACGGTGCCAACGACGTTGCCAACGCCATCGGTCCCGTCGCTGCCGTCTACGCGGTAGCCACGATGGGTCTCGGCGGAATGGAAGTGCCGGTCCCTAGGTGGATTCTGGCCCTCGGCGGTCTCGGGATAGCGGTTGGCGTTGCGACCTACGGCTACAGGGTGATGGAGACGGTGGGAAAGAAGATAACCGAGCTCACCAACACGCGCGGCTTCACCATCGACTTTTCAGCGGCAACCGTTGTCCTCGCCGCCAGCTGGCTTGGACTTCCAATCTCGACCACCCACACCGTCGTCGGCGCGGTCATTGGAATAGGCCTCGCGAGGGGGGTAAAGGCAATAAACAAGGACATAGTGAGGGATATAATAATCTCCTGGTTCGTCACCGTTCCGGTGGCCGGTCTAATCAGCGCGGCCATATTCAAGGTTTTGATGGTGGTGGGGTGA